A section of the Arcobacter roscoffensis genome encodes:
- a CDS encoding DUF4492 domain-containing protein produces MLLKNFLNMYIEGFKNLKIGKTLWKLIFIKLFFILVLLKYFIYDDNFKNTYKTQETKIDFVYKNITKDR; encoded by the coding sequence ATGTTATTAAAAAACTTTTTAAATATGTATATTGAAGGCTTTAAAAACCTAAAAATCGGTAAAACACTTTGGAAACTAATTTTTATAAAACTTTTTTTTATTTTAGTACTTCTAAAATATTTTATTTATGATGACAACTTTAAAAATACATACAAAACACAAGAAACAAAAATAGATTTTGTATATAAAAATATTACAAAGGATAGATAA
- a CDS encoding peptidylprolyl isomerase, whose translation MKKIISSVVATLVLSTALSAADHYATVDGEKITKTDVAMVLQDPRMKFEALPKKAQEQVLNQIINKKLLAKKAMNEGIEKDKQYKDALNRMKGDLAFQVWQQNELKNMKISESEQKKFYDENKDKFKTPATLKARHILVKTEKEAKDLINQLNKASKKEAKFIELAKTKSQGPSGKNGGDLGEFNAQQMVPEFANAAQALKKNSYSKTPVKTQFGYHIIYLNDKKASKSLSFNEVKGNISRMLLQNKYNKKVKDITDELRKKAKIVIK comes from the coding sequence ATGAAGAAAATTATTTCAAGTGTTGTTGCAACACTAGTATTATCTACGGCTTTAAGTGCAGCTGATCACTATGCAACTGTAGATGGAGAAAAAATTACTAAAACTGATGTAGCTATGGTTTTACAAGACCCAAGAATGAAGTTTGAAGCTTTACCAAAAAAAGCTCAAGAGCAAGTATTAAATCAAATCATCAATAAGAAACTTTTAGCTAAAAAAGCTATGAACGAAGGAATTGAAAAAGATAAACAATACAAAGATGCTTTAAATAGAATGAAAGGTGATTTAGCATTTCAAGTTTGGCAACAAAATGAACTAAAAAATATGAAAATTTCTGAGTCTGAACAAAAGAAATTTTATGATGAAAATAAAGATAAATTCAAAACACCAGCAACTTTAAAAGCTAGACATATTTTAGTAAAAACTGAAAAAGAAGCAAAAGATTTAATTAATCAATTAAATAAAGCATCAAAAAAAGAAGCAAAATTTATTGAATTAGCTAAAACAAAATCTCAAGGTCCTAGTGGGAAAAATGGTGGAGATTTAGGTGAATTTAATGCTCAACAAATGGTTCCAGAATTTGCAAATGCAGCTCAAGCTTTAAAGAAAAACAGCTATTCTAAGACACCTGTGAAGACACAATTTGGATATCATATTATCTATTTAAATGACAAAAAAGCTTCTAAGTCATTATCTTTTAATGAAGTAAAGGGTAATATTTCAAGAATGTTATTACAAAATAAATATAATAAAAAAGTAAAAGACATCACTGACGAATTAAGAAAAAAAGCAAAAATTGTAATTAAATAA
- a CDS encoding cytochrome d ubiquinol oxidase subunit II, translating to MFEELTLLQLQQYWWIIISLLGGIFGFIMFVQGGQTLFGTISKGDETLKTMLVNSLGRKWELGFTTLVLFGGALFAAFPLFYSTSFGGAYWVWMSILFCFIIQAVSYEYRKKTQNFLGQKVYESFLYINGSLGVILLGVAIATFFSGSAFSVDENNFSHWHTSLRGLEALASPFNLSLGFALFFLVRISGALYFINNIDHVIIRQRAIKSIKINMPIFLFFFSVFLFLLFTKDGFAYDTEGFVYLVEYKYLHNFLEMPIVFALFILGIIMVVVAVVVTIHFNMTCCIKTGGLGIVLTVMALFLNVGFNNTAYYPSVYDLQSSLTIQNSSGSHYTLTTMSYVSFMVPFVIAYITYVWYQMDKVKITKEEIEDPHAHNY from the coding sequence ATGTTTGAAGAACTAACACTACTACAATTACAACAATACTGGTGGATCATAATCTCATTACTTGGTGGTATTTTTGGATTTATTATGTTTGTGCAAGGTGGGCAAACTCTGTTTGGAACTATTTCAAAAGGGGATGAGACTTTAAAAACAATGCTTGTAAACTCACTTGGTAGAAAATGGGAACTTGGTTTTACAACGCTTGTTTTATTTGGAGGAGCTTTATTTGCAGCTTTTCCTTTGTTTTATTCTACTAGTTTTGGTGGGGCTTATTGGGTTTGGATGTCAATTTTATTTTGTTTTATTATTCAAGCTGTATCTTATGAGTATAGAAAAAAGACTCAAAACTTCTTAGGTCAAAAAGTATATGAAAGCTTTTTATACATAAATGGAAGTTTAGGTGTCATCTTACTTGGAGTTGCTATTGCTACATTTTTTTCAGGTTCTGCTTTTAGTGTAGATGAAAACAACTTTTCTCACTGGCATACAAGTTTAAGAGGATTAGAGGCTTTAGCAAGTCCTTTTAATCTAAGTCTTGGTTTTGCCCTATTCTTTTTAGTTAGAATCTCTGGTGCTTTATATTTCATCAACAATATAGACCATGTCATTATTAGACAAAGAGCTATTAAAAGTATAAAAATAAATATGCCTATCTTTTTATTTTTCTTTTCTGTTTTTCTGTTTTTACTATTTACAAAAGATGGTTTTGCTTATGATACTGAGGGTTTTGTTTATTTAGTTGAATACAAATATTTACATAACTTTTTAGAAATGCCTATAGTTTTTGCTCTTTTTATTTTAGGAATTATTATGGTTGTAGTAGCTGTTGTTGTAACTATTCACTTTAATATGACTTGTTGTATTAAAACAGGTGGATTAGGAATAGTTTTAACTGTAATGGCACTATTTTTAAATGTTGGATTTAATAATACAGCATATTACCCATCTGTATATGATTTACAAAGCTCACTTACTATACAAAACAGTTCAGGTAGTCACTACACTTTAACAACTATGTCTTATGTATCTTTTATGGTGCCTTTTGTAATAGCATATATCACATATGTTTGGTATCAAATGGATAAAGTAAAAATCACAAAAGAGGAAATAGAAGATCCTCACGCACACAATTATTAG
- a CDS encoding 5-(carboxyamino)imidazole ribonucleotide synthase: MTKDFNYSNLKLGIIGGGQLGKIMAVKAKKMGFHVTILDPTLDCPAAQVSDKQIVGGFFDKDKLEQIVKDSDVTTFELEHVDTSVLKKLYDEDNNIHPSPYLIELIQDKFKQKEFLDKKGIPVPKYKNVQTPADLESFGLPIIQKARKGGYDGKGVALLKDKDDLQNALPGETFIEELVDIKKELAVMVSRNIEGQIACYPVVEMLFDDRVNICDIVIAPAKVDSKIEEAARKMSIDSIEALDGVGIFGVELFLTNNDELLVNEIAPRPHNSGHYTVEACATSQFEQIIRAVTNLPLGSTKLITPAAMVNLLGEEGFTGEPVIEGIHETLEIDGLSFHFYSKKETKPFRKMGHITVLDDTVDGALEKVEKAKEILKIKGSKKV; encoded by the coding sequence ATGACAAAAGATTTTAATTATTCTAATTTGAAATTAGGAATTATTGGTGGTGGACAACTTGGTAAAATTATGGCAGTTAAAGCTAAAAAAATGGGTTTTCATGTAACTATACTTGATCCTACACTTGACTGTCCAGCAGCTCAGGTTTCAGATAAGCAAATTGTAGGTGGTTTTTTTGATAAAGATAAACTTGAGCAAATTGTAAAAGATAGTGATGTTACTACATTTGAGTTAGAGCATGTTGATACATCAGTTCTTAAAAAACTTTATGATGAGGATAATAATATCCACCCATCACCTTACTTAATTGAGTTAATTCAAGATAAATTCAAACAAAAAGAGTTTTTAGACAAAAAAGGAATTCCAGTTCCAAAATATAAAAATGTACAAACTCCTGCTGATTTAGAAAGCTTTGGATTGCCTATTATTCAAAAAGCTAGAAAAGGTGGATATGATGGTAAAGGTGTTGCTTTATTAAAAGATAAAGATGATTTACAAAATGCACTGCCTGGTGAGACTTTTATTGAAGAGTTAGTTGATATTAAAAAAGAATTAGCTGTAATGGTTTCAAGAAATATTGAAGGTCAAATTGCTTGTTATCCTGTGGTTGAAATGTTATTTGATGATAGAGTAAATATCTGTGATATTGTAATTGCTCCTGCAAAAGTTGATTCTAAAATAGAAGAAGCTGCAAGAAAAATGTCAATTGATTCTATTGAAGCTTTAGATGGTGTAGGTATTTTTGGTGTTGAATTATTCTTAACAAATAATGATGAACTTTTAGTAAATGAAATTGCGCCAAGACCTCATAATTCAGGACACTACACAGTTGAAGCCTGTGCAACTTCTCAGTTTGAGCAGATTATTAGAGCTGTAACAAATTTACCATTAGGTTCAACAAAATTAATAACACCAGCTGCTATGGTTAACTTACTTGGAGAAGAAGGTTTTACAGGTGAACCTGTAATTGAAGGTATCCATGAAACTTTAGAAATTGATGGATTATCATTTCACTTTTACTCTAAAAAAGAGACAAAACCATTTAGAAAAATGGGACATATTACAGTTTTAGATGATACTGTAGATGGAGCTTTAGAAAAAGTTGAAAAAGCAAAAGAAATATTAAAAATAAAAGGGAGCAAAAAAGTATGA
- the purE gene encoding 5-(carboxyamino)imidazole ribonucleotide mutase: MSKKPLVGIIMGSDSDLPVMQDAAKMLEFFGIEYELTIVSAHRTPEKLFEYSKKAEKRGLRTIIAGAGGAAHLPGMVASLTALPVIGVPVKTSSLSGLDSLLSIVQMPGGVPVSTVAINNSKNAGILAAQTIGVKSKEVRKKISEYKKQMRKEVETKAVKLEDIKYEKYLKEMGK, translated from the coding sequence ATGAGTAAAAAACCATTAGTTGGGATTATTATGGGGAGTGATTCAGACTTACCTGTAATGCAAGATGCTGCAAAGATGTTAGAATTTTTTGGAATTGAGTATGAATTAACAATCGTATCAGCACACAGAACACCTGAAAAGCTTTTTGAGTATTCTAAAAAAGCAGAAAAAAGAGGACTAAGAACAATTATTGCAGGAGCTGGTGGAGCTGCTCATTTACCTGGAATGGTTGCTTCATTAACAGCATTACCAGTAATTGGTGTACCTGTTAAAACTTCTTCTTTAAGTGGATTAGATTCATTATTATCTATTGTTCAAATGCCAGGGGGAGTTCCTGTATCAACAGTTGCAATTAACAACTCTAAAAATGCTGGAATTTTAGCAGCTCAAACTATTGGAGTAAAATCTAAAGAAGTTAGAAAGAAAATCTCTGAGTATAAAAAACAAATGAGAAAAGAAGTTGAAACTAAAGCTGTTAAGCTTGAAGATATCAAGTATGAAAAATATTTAAAAGAAATGGGAAAATAA
- a CDS encoding CoA-binding protein, with amino-acid sequence MECEFPSVNSNNEEIIEIFNNTKTIAIAGLSPNEEKASNRVAKYLQNAGFKIVPIYPKEDVILGEKVYRSLEEIPFKIDMLDIFRKPDAIAAVVDAAIKRGDIDTVWTQLGLVNNEAAAKAKEAGMKVVQNKCTKIEHANNF; translated from the coding sequence ATGGAGTGCGAATTTCCAAGTGTAAATTCTAATAATGAAGAAATAATTGAAATATTTAATAATACAAAAACTATAGCAATTGCAGGACTATCACCAAATGAAGAAAAAGCTTCAAATAGAGTTGCTAAGTATTTACAAAATGCTGGTTTTAAGATAGTTCCTATTTACCCAAAAGAAGATGTGATTTTAGGTGAAAAAGTATATAGAAGTCTAGAAGAAATACCTTTTAAGATTGATATGCTTGATATTTTTAGAAAGCCTGATGCTATTGCTGCTGTTGTCGATGCTGCTATAAAAAGAGGAGATATAGATACTGTATGGACTCAATTAGGTTTAGTAAATAATGAAGCTGCTGCTAAAGCAAAAGAAGCGGGTATGAAAGTAGTACAAAATAAATGTACTAAGATAGAACACGCAAATAATTTTTAA
- a CDS encoding cytochrome ubiquinol oxidase subunit I: protein MMEEHLVDWSRAQFALTAIYHWLFVPLTLGLGFIIAIMETIYVKTNSDFWKKTTKFWMTLFAINFAIGVATGIIMEFEFGTNWANYSWFVGDIFGAPLAVEGILAFFMESTFFAVMFFGWDKVSKGFHLLSTWLVAIGSNLSALWILVANGWMQYPVGMTFNPDTVRNEMNNFWEVLFSPVAISKFLHTISSGYIVASLFVVGISAWYLLKRREIEFAKKSMIIGATFGLISSIFIIINGDESAHQVALKQPVKLAAMEGLYEGKKDAGIVALGILNPKKTLTNDEDTFLFELEAPYALSLLGYHDIHAFVPGLKDLVYGNEKYNIIPTSQKMAQGKIAIQALKDYKEAKRNNDLIAITKHEKILRENIKYFGYGHLNKPEDIVPPVGITFYAFHIMVALGSWFLALFALLLFFVLKKDILKYKWLLISAVASIPLGYIASEAGWIVAEVGRQPWAIQDLMPVGIAATDISSTNVKITFYMFAFLFTALLIAEIKIMLRQISIGPNGGH, encoded by the coding sequence ATAATGGAAGAGCATTTAGTAGACTGGTCTAGAGCTCAATTTGCCCTAACAGCAATATATCACTGGTTATTTGTACCACTTACATTAGGACTTGGTTTTATTATTGCAATTATGGAAACTATTTATGTGAAAACAAATAGTGATTTTTGGAAAAAAACTACAAAATTTTGGATGACACTTTTTGCCATAAACTTTGCTATTGGTGTTGCTACAGGAATTATAATGGAGTTTGAGTTTGGGACTAACTGGGCAAACTACTCTTGGTTTGTAGGAGATATATTTGGAGCACCTTTAGCGGTTGAAGGGATTTTGGCTTTTTTTATGGAGTCAACTTTTTTTGCTGTTATGTTTTTTGGTTGGGATAAAGTATCAAAAGGATTTCACTTACTTTCAACATGGTTAGTTGCAATTGGCTCAAATCTTAGTGCATTATGGATATTAGTCGCAAATGGTTGGATGCAATATCCAGTGGGAATGACTTTTAATCCTGATACTGTAAGAAATGAAATGAATAACTTTTGGGAAGTTTTATTTTCTCCTGTTGCAATTTCAAAGTTTTTACATACAATTTCTAGTGGGTATATAGTTGCATCACTATTTGTAGTTGGTATTTCTGCTTGGTATTTACTAAAAAGAAGAGAAATAGAGTTTGCTAAAAAATCTATGATTATAGGAGCTACTTTTGGTTTAATCTCTTCTATTTTTATTATAATAAATGGAGATGAATCAGCCCACCAAGTAGCTCTTAAACAACCAGTTAAACTCGCAGCAATGGAAGGTCTTTATGAAGGAAAAAAAGATGCAGGAATAGTTGCTCTTGGTATTTTAAATCCTAAGAAAACTCTTACAAATGATGAAGATACTTTTCTTTTTGAACTAGAAGCACCCTATGCCCTATCACTTCTGGGATACCATGATATTCATGCTTTTGTTCCAGGACTTAAAGATCTAGTTTATGGAAATGAAAAATATAATATTATTCCAACTTCACAAAAAATGGCTCAAGGTAAAATAGCAATACAAGCACTAAAAGATTATAAAGAAGCTAAAAGAAACAATGACCTAATAGCTATAACAAAACATGAAAAAATACTTAGAGAAAATATAAAGTATTTTGGATATGGGCATCTTAATAAACCTGAAGATATTGTGCCTCCTGTTGGTATTACTTTTTATGCTTTCCATATTATGGTAGCTCTTGGCTCTTGGTTTTTAGCCTTATTTGCTTTACTATTATTCTTTGTTCTTAAAAAAGATATTTTAAAGTATAAATGGCTTTTAATAAGTGCAGTAGCTTCAATTCCTTTAGGATATATAGCAAGTGAAGCAGGATGGATTGTAGCTGAAGTTGGACGACAACCTTGGGCTATTCAAGACTTAATGCCTGTTGGAATTGCTGCAACTGATATTTCATCTACAAATGTAAAAATTACATTTTATATGTTTGCCTTTTTATTTACTGCACTTTTAATAGCAGAAATTAAAATCATGCTAAGACAAATTTCAATTGGTCCAAATGGAGGTCATTAA
- a CDS encoding DHH family phosphoesterase — MKLFHISHNDLDGYGCHLITKEYFKEGFFYNANYGLEVKLCIKKVLEQIEEFKDEEILFLISDLNLTFQESKDLDRDIEALIKDGYNIKLQLLDHHATGQKSADKFHWYYLDTTRCATRIVYDYMFEEYDGFICDTSAWMKPLVDAINAIDIWLEDQHKNFEFGKVLMSMVSKAREINNVLFADLNREYRIFLLKKAVDFINEKDGNIKLDNQVHSFKKEFLRLDKNDDTLDNLSAKYLVKTLADVKENLTVTYNGHKGLLTHCLGSISIPANAFLKANPDYDFFIDIGRKGNASFRADGKVDVSLMAQKLANGGGHVNASGAKFDTFKETIHYEEVKNFIQQRLDKL, encoded by the coding sequence ATGAAACTATTTCATATTTCACATAATGACTTAGATGGTTATGGTTGTCATTTAATTACAAAAGAGTATTTTAAAGAAGGTTTTTTCTACAATGCTAATTATGGTTTAGAAGTTAAGCTATGTATTAAAAAAGTTTTAGAGCAAATAGAAGAATTTAAAGATGAAGAAATTTTATTTTTAATTAGTGATTTAAATCTTACTTTTCAAGAATCAAAAGATTTAGATAGAGATATAGAAGCTCTAATTAAAGATGGTTACAATATAAAACTTCAACTTCTAGATCACCATGCAACAGGACAAAAAAGTGCTGATAAATTTCATTGGTACTATTTAGACACAACTAGATGTGCTACAAGAATTGTATATGATTATATGTTTGAAGAGTATGATGGTTTTATTTGTGATACAAGTGCTTGGATGAAGCCTTTGGTTGATGCGATAAATGCTATTGATATTTGGTTAGAAGACCAACATAAAAACTTTGAGTTTGGAAAAGTTTTAATGTCAATGGTTAGTAAAGCAAGAGAAATAAACAATGTACTTTTTGCAGATTTAAATAGAGAATATAGAATCTTTTTACTTAAAAAAGCAGTTGATTTTATAAATGAAAAAGATGGAAATATAAAGCTTGATAATCAAGTACACTCTTTCAAAAAAGAGTTTTTAAGGCTTGATAAAAATGATGATACTTTAGATAATCTAAGTGCTAAATATTTAGTTAAAACACTTGCAGATGTAAAAGAGAATCTTACTGTTACTTATAATGGACACAAGGGATTATTAACTCATTGTTTAGGTTCTATTTCAATTCCTGCAAATGCTTTTTTAAAGGCAAATCCTGATTATGACTTCTTTATTGATATCGGAAGAAAAGGAAATGCTTCATTTAGAGCAGATGGAAAAGTAGATGTTTCTTTAATGGCTCAAAAGCTTGCAAATGGAGGAGGTCATGTAAATGCCTCTGGTGCTAAGTTTGATACTTTTAAAGAAACTATACATTATGAAGAAGTGAAAAACTTCATTCAACAAAGATTAGATAAACTCTAA
- a CDS encoding HAMP domain-containing sensor histidine kinase — MEAKSIYKQFYTKLIIATSLFIIALSFIFYEYSRSTTYENIQKNMLKDAKKIYKISHENKEFNFKNFKTIQDDDLSIDLVNNPKLKNYKFFTYRKDNNHYIKLLYPYNMEKRKFIQLVRNINFEREILYSIIFKNLFILAIPGFLLMLIYSLVVSKSLLKPIIQINKKLSNMDENSLTQIDKKDLPIEFHSLSDSINSLTNRIETYVKFKKELFIGAAHELKTPLAVMKLKNEVTLRKKRDPEAYEETLKLTVKQIDDMNIMISSILDIGRAEGAQFEQTQDLDLVEFMKKKTNDYRMLSAQKNIIVTFFSNVNHLKVSMQVTLFNQILQNFVQNAIKFTPEDKSIAIRLKKGKEKIIITITDEGKGIDENIDLFAPFKRVGNQSGVGLGLFLAKNAADALRAKITLKNRKDEKSGCVAKLVLNNPSKLKNL, encoded by the coding sequence ATGGAAGCGAAGAGCATATATAAACAGTTTTATACAAAACTAATTATTGCTACTTCGCTTTTTATTATCGCTTTATCTTTTATTTTTTACGAATATTCAAGAAGTACAACTTATGAAAATATTCAAAAAAACATGCTAAAAGATGCAAAAAAAATCTACAAAATCTCACATGAAAATAAAGAATTTAACTTTAAAAACTTTAAAACAATTCAAGATGATGATTTATCAATTGATTTAGTAAATAATCCAAAACTTAAAAATTATAAATTTTTCACATATAGAAAAGACAATAATCACTATATAAAACTTTTATATCCATATAATATGGAAAAAAGAAAATTTATTCAGCTTGTAAGAAATATCAACTTTGAAAGAGAAATACTTTACTCTATAATCTTCAAAAATCTATTTATTTTAGCAATTCCAGGTTTTTTACTTATGCTTATTTATTCACTTGTAGTATCTAAATCACTACTTAAACCTATTATTCAAATAAATAAAAAACTTTCAAATATGGATGAAAACTCTTTAACACAAATAGATAAAAAAGATTTACCCATTGAGTTTCACTCATTATCAGATTCTATTAATTCCCTTACAAATAGAATTGAGACATACGTTAAGTTTAAAAAAGAACTATTTATTGGTGCTGCCCATGAGCTTAAAACTCCACTAGCAGTTATGAAACTAAAAAATGAAGTAACTCTTAGAAAAAAAAGAGACCCAGAAGCTTATGAAGAGACTTTAAAACTAACTGTAAAACAAATAGATGATATGAATATCATGATTTCTTCAATCCTAGATATAGGACGAGCTGAGGGTGCTCAGTTTGAACAAACTCAAGATTTAGATTTAGTTGAATTTATGAAGAAAAAAACAAATGATTACAGAATGCTTAGTGCTCAAAAAAATATCATTGTTACATTTTTTTCAAATGTAAATCATCTAAAAGTATCTATGCAAGTAACTTTATTTAATCAAATACTTCAAAACTTTGTTCAAAATGCTATTAAGTTTACACCTGAGGATAAATCAATAGCTATTAGACTTAAAAAAGGCAAAGAAAAAATCATTATTACTATAACAGATGAAGGTAAAGGTATTGATGAAAATATTGATTTATTTGCACCATTTAAAAGAGTTGGTAATCAAAGTGGTGTTGGTCTTGGACTATTCTTAGCAAAAAATGCAGCAGATGCATTAAGAGCAAAAATCACTTTAAAAAATAGAAAAGATGAAAAATCTGGATGTGTTGCCAAGCTTGTGCTTAACAACCCATCAAAACTAAAAAACCTTTAA
- the rpsO gene encoding 30S ribosomal protein S15, with amino-acid sequence MALDQDVKASIVAKYAKKDGDTGSAQVQIAILTEQIKVLTEHLKINKKDHSSRLGLLKMVGKRKRLLKYLKAKSYTEFTELVASLGIRAK; translated from the coding sequence ATGGCTTTAGATCAGGACGTAAAAGCAAGTATAGTAGCAAAATATGCAAAAAAAGATGGTGATACAGGTTCAGCGCAAGTTCAAATTGCAATTTTAACAGAGCAAATCAAAGTATTAACTGAGCACTTAAAAATCAACAAAAAAGATCACTCTTCAAGATTAGGTCTTTTAAAAATGGTTGGAAAAAGAAAAAGATTATTAAAATACTTAAAAGCTAAATCTTACACTGAATTTACTGAATTAGTAGCTTCATTAGGAATTAGAGCTAAGTAA
- a CDS encoding Rrf2 family transcriptional regulator, producing the protein MLLTKKSEYALLSLISIAKSENPKNVDVLSKELDISKSFLAKIMQNLAKHQIVVSHRGVNGGFALKKSWDEITILEITTAAEEKIPSVFECAPSIDSCPSHKGMLCTIWPLLNNLQSKINGFLEELTLKDIAS; encoded by the coding sequence ATGTTATTAACAAAAAAAAGTGAATATGCCTTACTTTCTTTGATTTCAATTGCAAAAAGTGAAAATCCAAAGAATGTTGACGTATTATCAAAAGAATTAGACATTTCAAAATCATTTTTAGCAAAAATCATGCAAAATCTTGCAAAACATCAGATTGTAGTATCTCATAGAGGTGTAAATGGTGGATTTGCTCTAAAAAAGTCATGGGATGAAATTACAATATTAGAAATTACAACAGCAGCAGAAGAGAAAATACCATCAGTTTTTGAGTGTGCACCATCAATAGATAGTTGCCCAAGTCATAAAGGTATGCTATGTACAATTTGGCCTCTTCTAAATAACTTACAATCAAAAATCAATGGCTTTTTAGAAGAATTAACGCTAAAAGATATTGCTTCATGA
- the hsrA gene encoding homeostatic response regulator transcription factor HsrA has translation MRILIIEDEITLNRTLQEGLTDFGYQVDAAENYKDAEYFIDIRNYDLVLTDWMLPDGDGIELCKIVKNRSSRTAVVIISARDDKESEIEALKSGADDFIKKPFDFDILLARIEARLRFGGTNIIEIEGLAINPDEEKIEYNGEEIELKGKPFEVLTHLARHRDQIVSKEQLLDAIWEEPELVTPNVIEVAINQIRQKMDKPLNISTIETIRRRGYRFCYPDTQDENK, from the coding sequence ATGAGAATTTTAATAATTGAAGACGAAATAACTTTAAATAGAACACTACAAGAGGGGCTAACTGACTTTGGATACCAAGTAGATGCCGCTGAAAACTATAAAGATGCTGAATACTTTATTGATATTAGAAATTATGATTTAGTTTTAACTGACTGGATGTTACCAGATGGTGATGGAATTGAACTATGTAAAATCGTAAAAAATAGAAGTTCAAGAACTGCTGTTGTTATTATCTCAGCTAGAGATGATAAAGAATCAGAAATTGAAGCTTTAAAATCAGGTGCAGATGACTTTATTAAAAAGCCATTTGACTTTGATATCTTATTAGCAAGAATCGAAGCTAGATTAAGATTTGGTGGAACAAACATCATTGAAATCGAAGGTCTTGCAATCAACCCTGATGAAGAAAAAATTGAATACAACGGTGAAGAAATCGAATTAAAAGGTAAACCTTTTGAAGTATTAACTCACTTAGCTAGACACAGAGATCAAATCGTATCTAAAGAGCAATTATTAGACGCTATCTGGGAAGAGCCAGAATTAGTAACTCCAAACGTAATTGAAGTTGCAATTAACCAAATTAGACAAAAAATGGATAAACCATTAAATATTTCTACAATTGAAACAATCAGAAGAAGAGGTTACAGATTCTGTTACCCTGATACTCAAGACGAAAATAAATAA
- a CDS encoding P-II family nitrogen regulator, with translation MKKMKKIEIVLESVYTNKLLELFRKNGITRYTIIKDIEGNGEHGLRQADEVTDVFSNNYIFTVCDEQVFLNTKEDIRSFSKKYSGKCIVSDVMWLL, from the coding sequence ATGAAAAAAATGAAAAAAATAGAAATAGTTTTAGAATCAGTTTATACAAATAAACTTTTAGAACTATTTAGAAAAAATGGAATAACTAGATACACTATTATCAAAGATATAGAAGGTAATGGAGAACATGGTCTAAGACAAGCAGATGAAGTTACTGATGTATTTAGTAATAATTATATTTTTACTGTTTGTGATGAGCAGGTCTTTTTAAATACAAAAGAAGACATTAGAAGTTTTTCAAAAAAATATAGTGGTAAATGTATCGTATCTGATGTAATGTGGTTATTATAA